One Cucumis sativus cultivar 9930 chromosome 1, Cucumber_9930_V3, whole genome shotgun sequence DNA segment encodes these proteins:
- the LOC101207749 gene encoding IQ domain-containing protein IQM4 isoform X2, translating to MGLSLSLLISAWKEIIDQGFFIIFKNSSFSASDKALFLKSNSFKITEEEPVKNRATRSKPNSLKGNKPENVILETNLSFKSLVEDAGFSFSVSGSENLKTATPGVSLPEPAVMFSPRPVNELDAAAVKLQKHYKGHRTRRNLADCAVVVEELWWKAIDFANLKRSSVSFFNVEKPETAVSRWARARTRAAKIDPRHRYGHNLHLYYDVWFVSESNQPFFYWLDIGDGKEITVEKCPRATLKKQCIKYLGPKEREEYEVIVKNGKLVYKKNGDIVETKEGSKWIFVLSTTRSLYVGQKKKGQFQHSSFLSGAAITAAGRLVAHDGLIQAIWPYSGHYHPTEANFNEFLSFLKENHVDLTNVKMCAIDDDSQYNAVEGEQKPNSRETSFKSTPPLEEEEEPKSTVPIASEEKSTTVTDDVRRSEKATAKQFDMSKRLSCKWSTGAGPRIGCVRDYPTELQTMALEHVNLSPRVGSGPLVNYGPIPSPRPSPKIRLSPRLAYMGHPSPRTPIAAAN from the exons ATGGGTTTATCCCTTTCACTTCTCATTTCTGCCTGGAAGGAAATTATAGATCAAGGGTTCTTCATCATATTCAAAAATTCGAGTTTCTCTGCTAGTGATAAAGCCCtgtttttgaaatcaaatagtttcaaaattacaGAGGAAGAACCGGTGAAAAACAGAGCAACTAGAAGTAAACCAAATAGTTTGAAAGGGAATAAACCGGAGAACGTGATTCTAGAAACGAATCTCTCATTTAAATCACTTGTTGAAGATGCGGGTTTTAGTTTCTCTGTTTCTGGGTCGGAGAATTTAAAGACGGCGACTCCGGGTGTTTCTTTGCCGGAGCCGGCGGTTATGTTCTCACCTAGGCCGGTGAATGAACTAGATGCGGCCGCAGTGAAGTTACAGAAGCATTATAAAGGTCATAGAACGAGAAGAAATCTTGCAGATTGTGCGGTGGTTGTTGAAGAATTGTGGTGGAAGGCTATTGATTTTGCCAATTTGAAACGGAGCtctgtttccttttttaatgTCGAGAAGCCGGAAACCGCCGTCTCCCGGTGGGCCAGGGCCAGAACTAGAGCGGCCAAG ATTGATCCACGCCATCGATATGGCCACAATTTGCACTTGTACTACGACGTTTGGTTTGTGAGTGAGAGTAATCAACCATTCTTTTACTG gtTGGATATTGGAGATGGCAAAGAAATAACTGTGGAGAAATGTCCAAGGGCAACTCTTAAAAAACAATGCATCAAATATTTGGGTCCG aaagaaagagaagaatatgAAGTAATAGTGAAAAATGGGAAGCTTGTTtacaagaaaaatggagaTATAGTGGAAACAAAAGAAGGTTCAAAATGGATATTTGTTTTAAGCACTACAAGATCTTTATATGTTggccaaaagaagaaaggtcAATTTCAACATTCAAGTTTCCTCTCCGGCGCCGCCATTACCGCCGCCGGCCGATTAGTTGCTCATGACGGTCTCATTCAG GCAATTTGGCCATACAGTGGTCATTATCACCCAACAGAAGCCAATTTCAATGAATTCCTCAGCTTCCTTAAGGAAAACCATGTAGATCTCACCAATGTCAAG ATGTGTGCAATTGACGATGACAGTCAATACAATGCCGTGGAAGGGGAACAAAAGCCAAACTCACGAGAAACTTCCTTCAAATCTACACCGCcgttggaagaagaagaagaacccaAATCAACGGTTCCAATTGCTTCCGAAGAGAAAAGCACAACAGTCACCGACGACGTCCGGAGATCGGAGAAAGCGACGGCAAAACAATTCGACATGTCGAAACGATTGTCATGCAAATGGTCGACAGGAGCTGGGCCCAGGATCGGGTGCGTACGGGACTACCCAACTGAGCTACAAACGATGGCACTTGAACATGTCAACTTATCGCCACGAGTGGGCTCTGGGCCGTTAGTTAATTATGGCCCTATTCCTTCTCCACGTCCAAGCCCAAAAATTAGGCTCTCGCCTAGGTTGGCTTATATGGGCCACCCAAGCCCAAGAACTCCAATCGCAGCCGCTAATTGA
- the LOC105436332 gene encoding 30S ribosomal protein S16-2, chloroplastic/mitochondrial, producing the protein MVVRIRLSRFGCKNKPFYRVMAADSRSPRDGKHLEILGYYNPLPGQDGGKRMGLNFERVKYWLSVGAQPSDPVQRILFRSGLLPPPPMVAMGRKGGPRDTRPVDPLSGRFVTPAKKPTDGSNGEADS; encoded by the exons ATGGTGGTTCGAATTCGATTGTCCAGGTTTGGTTGTAAGAACAAGCCGTTTTACAGGGTCATGGCTGCCGATAGCCGATCTCCTCGTGACGGCAAACATCTTGAGATTCTAGGTTACTATAATCCCTTACCAG gtCAGGATGGTGGTAAACGAATGGgtcttaattttgaaagagtgAA GTATTGGCTTTCAGTTGGTGCTCAGCCTTCGGACCCCGTGCAGCGTATTCTTTTTAGATCAGGGTTACTTCCACCACCCCCAATGGTTGCAATGGGACGTAAAGGTGGACCACGTGATACTCGTCCTGTTGATCCTTTGAGCGGACGCTTCGTCACTCCAGCGAAGAAGCCAACTGATGGTTCCAATGGTGAAGCCGATTCATAG
- the LOC101207995 gene encoding uncharacterized protein LOC101207995 → MDDFNSNSYPDGRMQIQTYHGTESRTPNGSGAMGMQDFRCYSASYASSANPSRTQMGNDLKLKKGKSTNGFSSKSWSFNDPEMQRKRRVASYKVYSVEGKVKGSLRKSFRWLKERCSRVVFGW, encoded by the coding sequence ATGGACGATTTCAACTCCAATTCATACCCAGATGGGAGAATGCAGATTCAAACCTACCATGGAACCGAATCAAGGACACCCAATGGTTCTGGCGCAATGGGTATGCAAGATTTTCGTTGTTACAGTGCTTCCTATGCTTCTTCTGCAAATCCAAGTCGAACCCAGATGGGTAATGATTTGAAgctcaagaaaggaaaatcgACGAATGGATTCTCATCCAAGAGTTGGAGTTTCAACGATCCGGAGATGCAGAGAAAGAGGAGAGTTGCTAGCTATAAAGTTTATTCTGTGGAAGGCAAAGTTAAAGGGTCTCTAAGAAAAAGCTTCCGATGGCTTAAGGAAAGATGCTCTCGAGTTGTTTTTGGATGGTAG
- the LOC101207749 gene encoding IQ domain-containing protein IQM1 isoform X1, with amino-acid sequence MGLSLSLLISAWKEIIDQGFFIIFKNSSFSASDKALFLKSNSFKITEEEPVKNRATRSKPNSLKGNKPENVILETNLSFKSLVEDAGFSFSVSGSENLKTATPGVSLPEPAVMFSPRPVNELDAAAVKLQKHYKGHRTRRNLADCAVVVEELWWKAIDFANLKRSSVSFFNVEKPETAVSRWARARTRAAKVGKGLSKDEKAQKLALQHWLEAIDPRHRYGHNLHLYYDVWFVSESNQPFFYWLDIGDGKEITVEKCPRATLKKQCIKYLGPKEREEYEVIVKNGKLVYKKNGDIVETKEGSKWIFVLSTTRSLYVGQKKKGQFQHSSFLSGAAITAAGRLVAHDGLIQAIWPYSGHYHPTEANFNEFLSFLKENHVDLTNVKMCAIDDDSQYNAVEGEQKPNSRETSFKSTPPLEEEEEPKSTVPIASEEKSTTVTDDVRRSEKATAKQFDMSKRLSCKWSTGAGPRIGCVRDYPTELQTMALEHVNLSPRVGSGPLVNYGPIPSPRPSPKIRLSPRLAYMGHPSPRTPIAAAN; translated from the exons ATGGGTTTATCCCTTTCACTTCTCATTTCTGCCTGGAAGGAAATTATAGATCAAGGGTTCTTCATCATATTCAAAAATTCGAGTTTCTCTGCTAGTGATAAAGCCCtgtttttgaaatcaaatagtttcaaaattacaGAGGAAGAACCGGTGAAAAACAGAGCAACTAGAAGTAAACCAAATAGTTTGAAAGGGAATAAACCGGAGAACGTGATTCTAGAAACGAATCTCTCATTTAAATCACTTGTTGAAGATGCGGGTTTTAGTTTCTCTGTTTCTGGGTCGGAGAATTTAAAGACGGCGACTCCGGGTGTTTCTTTGCCGGAGCCGGCGGTTATGTTCTCACCTAGGCCGGTGAATGAACTAGATGCGGCCGCAGTGAAGTTACAGAAGCATTATAAAGGTCATAGAACGAGAAGAAATCTTGCAGATTGTGCGGTGGTTGTTGAAGAATTGTGGTGGAAGGCTATTGATTTTGCCAATTTGAAACGGAGCtctgtttccttttttaatgTCGAGAAGCCGGAAACCGCCGTCTCCCGGTGGGCCAGGGCCAGAACTAGAGCGGCCAAG GTGGGGAAGGGTTTGAGTAAGGATGAAAAGGCTCAAAAATTGGCTCTTCAGCACTGGCTTGAAGCT ATTGATCCACGCCATCGATATGGCCACAATTTGCACTTGTACTACGACGTTTGGTTTGTGAGTGAGAGTAATCAACCATTCTTTTACTG gtTGGATATTGGAGATGGCAAAGAAATAACTGTGGAGAAATGTCCAAGGGCAACTCTTAAAAAACAATGCATCAAATATTTGGGTCCG aaagaaagagaagaatatgAAGTAATAGTGAAAAATGGGAAGCTTGTTtacaagaaaaatggagaTATAGTGGAAACAAAAGAAGGTTCAAAATGGATATTTGTTTTAAGCACTACAAGATCTTTATATGTTggccaaaagaagaaaggtcAATTTCAACATTCAAGTTTCCTCTCCGGCGCCGCCATTACCGCCGCCGGCCGATTAGTTGCTCATGACGGTCTCATTCAG GCAATTTGGCCATACAGTGGTCATTATCACCCAACAGAAGCCAATTTCAATGAATTCCTCAGCTTCCTTAAGGAAAACCATGTAGATCTCACCAATGTCAAG ATGTGTGCAATTGACGATGACAGTCAATACAATGCCGTGGAAGGGGAACAAAAGCCAAACTCACGAGAAACTTCCTTCAAATCTACACCGCcgttggaagaagaagaagaacccaAATCAACGGTTCCAATTGCTTCCGAAGAGAAAAGCACAACAGTCACCGACGACGTCCGGAGATCGGAGAAAGCGACGGCAAAACAATTCGACATGTCGAAACGATTGTCATGCAAATGGTCGACAGGAGCTGGGCCCAGGATCGGGTGCGTACGGGACTACCCAACTGAGCTACAAACGATGGCACTTGAACATGTCAACTTATCGCCACGAGTGGGCTCTGGGCCGTTAGTTAATTATGGCCCTATTCCTTCTCCACGTCCAAGCCCAAAAATTAGGCTCTCGCCTAGGTTGGCTTATATGGGCCACCCAAGCCCAAGAACTCCAATCGCAGCCGCTAATTGA